A region of the bacterium HR34 genome:
TTCTATTATTAGCAATGGTAGAGTTGGAACTAAATGGATTTGTGGTGGGAGTTATTGTTCTGGTTATGCAAGAAGAGAAAACAGCATTGATACAGAATTGATATATAACCCTGCTCCTTTCACGCCATTTATTGAATCTAAATTCAAAATTATAAATTGGGAGGAACTTTAATTTTTGATATAATTTTATATTTAACATAACTTATGGAATTTTTATCACTAAGAGAAAAATCTTTTGGCTTAGATCTTTCTGATTTATCTTTAAAATTTATAGAATTTAAAGAAAAAAATAACAACATTTTTATAAATTCTTTTGGCGAAAGAAATATACCTCAAGGAATTATTTCAGAAGGTAAAATTTTAGATGTTGAAAGGTTGGCTAATATTGTTAAAGATGCAATTTCTAATCCTTATTACAATAAACTTTCAACAAAATATGTTGTTTGTTCTTTGCCAGAAGAAAAGGCATTTGTGCAAGTAATTTCAATACCAAAGGTTTCAGATGAAGATTTAGAAAAAGCAGTAACTTTAGATGTTGAAAATTATGTACCTCTGCCAATATCAGAGGTTTATTTTAATTATCAGAAAATAGATATATTAGGGAAGTCAAATCATATTGATATACTGCTATCAGCAGTTCCAAAAGATATAGTTGAGGTCTACGCTCAAACTATTAGTTTGGCAGGTTTAATTCCTTCCTCATTTGTTTTAGAAACAGAAGCAATAGTAAAAGCAGTTATTGAAAATAATTTTTCTGAAAAACCTGTGGTAATTATAGACACTGGTGCTACAAGAACAAGCTTTATTATTTTTCACAAAAACGCCATAAGGTTCTCTTCTTCTATAAGTATTTCAGCAAATGATTTTACGAAACAAATTGCAAGTTATTTTAAGATAAGTTTGCAAGAAGCAGAAAAAATAAAAATAGAAAAAGGTTTGGATAAAGAATATAAATCAGGCGCTTTAATTAAGTGTTGCTCTGATATTTTAGAAAAATTTTCTTATGAAACAATAAAATTAATTTCTTATTACACCTCTCATTCCAAAGATAAACATGAAGACGATATTCAGGAAAGAGTTGATAAAATAATAATATGCGGTGGAGGAGCCTTACTTAAAGGCTTTCCAGAGTATTTATATTATAAAACAGGCATAAAAACAGAAGTTGCAAACCCATGGATTAATATTATGAAAGACGATAATTATATTCCTCCGATACCATTTGAAAAGTCATTATCTTTTACAACTGCCATAGGTCTTGGTTTAATTGGTATAAAAAACCCTGTTTTTTATAATATATAAAATATATGTATTTTTTACCTCCTCAATACAAAAATGATCTTAAAGCAATAAAAAAAAGCAAAATCGCTTTATCTATTTCTTTGTCTTTTGGAATATCTTTATTGTTTAGTTTGCTTTCTTTGTTTATAGCAGTAAATTATTTTAATCAAGAACTTTCATCAATTAAGTTATCTAACTCAAGAGAGCAACTTCTTATAGAAAAA
Encoded here:
- the ftsA_2 gene encoding Cell division protein FtsA, translated to MEFLSLREKSFGLDLSDLSLKFIEFKEKNNNIFINSFGERNIPQGIISEGKILDVERLANIVKDAISNPYYNKLSTKYVVCSLPEEKAFVQVISIPKVSDEDLEKAVTLDVENYVPLPISEVYFNYQKIDILGKSNHIDILLSAVPKDIVEVYAQTISLAGLIPSSFVLETEAIVKAVIENNFSEKPVVIIDTGATRTSFIIFHKNAIRFSSSISISANDFTKQIASYFKISLQEAEKIKIEKGLDKEYKSGALIKCCSDILEKFSYETIKLISYYTSHSKDKHEDDIQERVDKIIICGGGALLKGFPEYLYYKTGIKTEVANPWINIMKDDNYIPPIPFEKSLSFTTAIGLGLIGIKNPVFYNI